A portion of the Canis lupus baileyi chromosome 6, mCanLup2.hap1, whole genome shotgun sequence genome contains these proteins:
- the SLC30A1 gene encoding proton-coupled zinc antiporter SLC30A1, with protein MGCWGRNRGRLVCMLLLTFMFMVLEVVVSQVTSSLAMLSDSFHMLSDVLALVVALVAERFARRTHATQKNTFGWIRAEVMGALVNAIFLTGLCFAILLEAIERFIEPHEMQQPLVVLGVGVAGLLVNVMGLCLFHHHSGFGNDSGHGHSHGGHGHGLPKGARGKGGRAGAGDDSETPGEQRPDAEETNTLVSNSSNSNGLKLERPDPEKSRNDAVEVQVNGNLIRESDHVELEDDDKAAQLNMRGVFLHVFGDALGSVIVVVNALVFYFSWRGCPEGEFCVNPCIPDPCKAFVEIINSTHATVHEAGPCWVLYLDPTLCIVMVCILLYTTYPLLKESALILLQTVPKQIDIKNLIKELRDVEGVEEVHELHVWQLAGSRIIATAHIKCEDPTSYMQVAKIIKDVFHNHGIHATTIQPEFASVGSKSSVVPCELACRTQCALKQCCGTRPQAPSGKDAEKAPTVSISCLELSDNLEKKPRRTKVESIPAVVIEIKKMPNKQPESSL; from the exons ATGGGGTGCTGGGGTCGCAACCGGGGCCGGCTGGTGTGCATGCTGCTGCTGACCTTCATGTTCATGGTGCTCGAGGTGGTGGTGAGCCAGGTGACCTCGTCCCTGGCGATGCTCTCCGACTCCTTCCACATGCTGTCGGACGTGCTGGCGCTGGTGGTGGCGCTGGTGGCCGAGCGCTTCGCCCGGCGGACCCACGCCACCCAGAAGAACACGTTCGGCTGGATCCGGGCCGAGGTGATGGGGGCCCTGGTGAACGCCATCTTCCTGACCGGCCTCTGCTTCGCCATCCTGCTGGAGGCCATCGAGCGCTTCATCGAGCCGCACGAGATGCAGCAGCCGCTGGTGGTCCTCGGGGTCGGCGTGGCCGGGCTGCTGGTCAACGTGATGGGGCTGTGCCTCTTCCACCATCACAGCGGCTTCGGCAACGACTCGGGCCACGGCCACTCGCACGGGGGGCACGGCCACGGCCTCCCCAAGGGGGCCCGCGGCAAGGGCGGCCGCGCCGGGGCCGGCGACGACAGCGAGACCCCGGGCGAGCAGAGGCCCGACGCGGAGGAGACCAACACGCTGGTGTCCAACAGCAGCAACTCCAACGGGCTGAAACTGGAGCGGCCAG aTCCAGAAAAGTCTAGAAATGATGCAGTGGAAGTACAAGTGAATGGGAATCTTATCAGAGAATCTGACCATGTGGAATTGGAAGATGACGATAAGGCTGCACAACTTAACATGCGTGGAGTTTTTCTGCATGTCTTTGGAGATGCTTTGGGTTCAGTGATTGTAGTAGTAAATGCCTTGGTCTTTTACTTTTCTTGGAGGGGTTGTCCTGAAGGGGAGTTTTGTGTGAATCCATGTATCCCTGACCCCTGCAAAGCATTTGTAGAAATAATTAATAGTACTCATGCAACAGTTCATGAGGCTGGTCCTTGCTGGGTGCTATATTTAGATCCAACTCTTTGCATTGTAATGGTTTGTATACTTCTTTACACAACTTATCCATTACTTAAGGAATCTGCTCTAATTCTTCTGCAAACTGTTCCTAAACAAATTGATATCAAAAATTTGATAAAAGAACTTCGAGATGTTGAAGGAGTTGAGGAAGTTCATGAATTACATGTCTGGCAACTTGCTGGAAGCAGAATCATTGCCACTGCTCACATAAAATGTGAAGACCCGACATCCTACATGCAGGTGGCCAAAATCATTAAAGACGTTTTTCATAATCACGGAATTCACGCTACTACCATTCAGCCTGAATTTGCTAGCGTAGGCTCTAAATCAAGTGTAGTCCCGTGTGAACTTGCCTGCAGAACTCAGTGTGCTTTGAAGCAGTGTTGTGGGACACGGCCACAAGCCCCTTCTGGAAAGGATGCAGAAAAGGCCCCAACAGTTAGCATTTCTTGTCTAGAACTTAGCGACAATCTAGAGAAGAAGCCCCGGAGGACTAAAGTTGAAAGCATCCCTGCTGTTGtgatagagattaaaaaaatgccAAACAAACAACCTGAATCATCTTTGTGA